A section of the Telopea speciosissima isolate NSW1024214 ecotype Mountain lineage chromosome 3, Tspe_v1, whole genome shotgun sequence genome encodes:
- the LOC122654502 gene encoding probable plastidic glucose transporter 2 isoform X1, producing the protein MRGRPTTRELSSTYKRMNVPDREENSALLQNGVGVQTTNPSWQRSLPHVLVSTITSFLYGYHLGVVNEPLESISLDLGFSGNTLAEGLVVSTCLAGAFVGSLFSGWIADGVGRCRAFQLSTLPMIIGASISATTKNLEGMLLGRFLVGTGMGLGPAVASLYVAEVSPSFVRGTYGSFIQIATCFGLMGALFIGIPAKEIVGWWRVCFWVSAVPAAILALAMVFCAESPHWLYKRGRYAEAEAEFEKLLGESYVKSAIGELSKLDRSDDVEAVKYSELFRGRHFKVVFIGSTLYAFQQLSGINAVFYFSSTVFKRVGMPSDLANICVGVANLSGSIVAMILMDKMGRKGLLLASFTGMAGAMGIQVTAAGSFLPGSAAMCLSVSGMLLFVLTFAVGAGPVPGLLLPEIFPSRIRAKAMAVCLSVHWAINFFVGLLFLRLLEVLGPQVLYSIFATFCLMAVVFVKRNVIETKGKSLQEIEITLLPQDVN; encoded by the exons ATGCGGGGTCGTCCAACAACGCGGGAGCTATCCTCGACATACAAGCGTATGAATGTGCCCGATAGGGAAGAAAATTCAG CTCTTTTGCAGAATGGTGTGGGCGTCCAAACAACAAACCCTTCCTGGCAGCGTTCTCTTCCCCATGTACTTGTATCAACCATTACGTCATTCTTATACGGTTACCATCTTGG AGTGGTTAATGAACCACTTGAAAGCATTTCTTTAGATCTTGGTTTTAGTGGGAATACCTTGGCTGAAG GTTTAGTGGTGAGCACATGCTTAGCTGGTGCGTTTGTTGGATCTTTATTCAGTGGTTGGATTGCAGATGGGGTTGGTCGCTGCAGGGCTTTCCAATTAAGTACTTTACCAATGATTATTGGTGCTTCCATAAG TGCCACAACAAAAAATTTGGAGGGTATGCTTCTTGGGAGGTTTTTAGTTGGAACAGGAATGGGTCTGGGCCCGGCTGTTGCATCTCTCTATGTGGCAGAG GTTTCACCTTCTTTTGTGAGGGGTACATATGGAAGCTTCATCCAGATTGCAACATGTTTTGGGCTTATGGGTGCTCTGTTCATTGGAATCCCTGCCAAAGAAATTGTTGGTTG GTGGCGGGTGTGTTTCTGGGTATCTGCTGTTCCTGCTGCAATACTTGCGCTTGCCATGGTGTTCTGTGCAGAGAGCCCCCATTGGCTTTACAAG CGAGGAAGATATGCGGAAGCTGAAGCTGAATTTGAGAAGCTCTTAGGTGAATCATATGTCAAAAGTGCAATTGGTGAACTGTCAAAGTTGGACAGAAGTGATGATGTAGAAGCGGTAAAGTACTCAGAGTTATTCCGTGGTCGCCATTTCAAAG TTGTTTTTATTGGATCAACCTTATATGCTTTCCAACAATTGTCTGGTATTAATGCCGTATTCTATTTCTCTTCAACCGTCTTTAAAAGAGTGGGGATGCCATCAGACCTGGCAAACATCTGTGTAGGAGTTGCAAATTTGTCTG GGTCGATTGTTGCGATGATTTTGATGGATAAAATGGGAAGGAAGGGGCTTCTTTTGGCAAGCTTCACGGGCATG GCAGGAGCAATGGGAATCCAGGTCACTGCAGCAGGTTCTTTCTTACCAGGCTCTGCAGCTATGTGTCTATCTGTCAGTGGGATGTTACT GTTTGTCTTAACTTTTGCAGTGGGTGCTGGTCCAGTCCCTGGTCTTCTCCTTCCTGAAATTTTCCCCAGCAGAATTCGGGCAAAGGCTATGGCAGTCTGTCTATCTGTACATTGG GCTATAAATTTCTTTGTGGGATTGTTGTTCTTGCGTCTCCTGGAAGTACTTGGGCCACAAGTCTTGTAC
- the LOC122654502 gene encoding probable plastidic glucose transporter 2 isoform X2: MRGRPTTRELSSTYKRMNVPDREENSALLQNGVGVQTTNPSWQRSLPHVLVSTITSFLYGYHLGVVNEPLESISLDLGFSGNTLAEGLVVSTCLAGAFVGSLFSGWIADGVGRCRAFQLSTLPMIIGASISATTKNLEGMLLGRFLVGTGMGLGPAVASLYVAEVSPSFVRGTYGSFIQIATCFGLMGALFIGIPAKEIVGWWRVCFWVSAVPAAILALAMVFCAESPHWLYKRGRYAEAEAEFEKLLGESYVKSAIGELSKLDRSDDVEAVKYSELFRGRHFKVVFIGSTLYAFQQLSGINAVFYFSSTVFKRVGMPSDLANICVGVANLSGSIVAMILMDKMGRKGLLLASFTGMAGAMGIQVTAAGSFLPGSAAMCLSVSGMLLFVLTFAVGAGPVPGLLLPEIFPSRIRAKAMAVCLSVHWAINFFVGLLFLRLLEVLGPQVLYSIFATFCLMAVVFVKRNVIETKGKSLQEIEITLLPQD, encoded by the exons ATGCGGGGTCGTCCAACAACGCGGGAGCTATCCTCGACATACAAGCGTATGAATGTGCCCGATAGGGAAGAAAATTCAG CTCTTTTGCAGAATGGTGTGGGCGTCCAAACAACAAACCCTTCCTGGCAGCGTTCTCTTCCCCATGTACTTGTATCAACCATTACGTCATTCTTATACGGTTACCATCTTGG AGTGGTTAATGAACCACTTGAAAGCATTTCTTTAGATCTTGGTTTTAGTGGGAATACCTTGGCTGAAG GTTTAGTGGTGAGCACATGCTTAGCTGGTGCGTTTGTTGGATCTTTATTCAGTGGTTGGATTGCAGATGGGGTTGGTCGCTGCAGGGCTTTCCAATTAAGTACTTTACCAATGATTATTGGTGCTTCCATAAG TGCCACAACAAAAAATTTGGAGGGTATGCTTCTTGGGAGGTTTTTAGTTGGAACAGGAATGGGTCTGGGCCCGGCTGTTGCATCTCTCTATGTGGCAGAG GTTTCACCTTCTTTTGTGAGGGGTACATATGGAAGCTTCATCCAGATTGCAACATGTTTTGGGCTTATGGGTGCTCTGTTCATTGGAATCCCTGCCAAAGAAATTGTTGGTTG GTGGCGGGTGTGTTTCTGGGTATCTGCTGTTCCTGCTGCAATACTTGCGCTTGCCATGGTGTTCTGTGCAGAGAGCCCCCATTGGCTTTACAAG CGAGGAAGATATGCGGAAGCTGAAGCTGAATTTGAGAAGCTCTTAGGTGAATCATATGTCAAAAGTGCAATTGGTGAACTGTCAAAGTTGGACAGAAGTGATGATGTAGAAGCGGTAAAGTACTCAGAGTTATTCCGTGGTCGCCATTTCAAAG TTGTTTTTATTGGATCAACCTTATATGCTTTCCAACAATTGTCTGGTATTAATGCCGTATTCTATTTCTCTTCAACCGTCTTTAAAAGAGTGGGGATGCCATCAGACCTGGCAAACATCTGTGTAGGAGTTGCAAATTTGTCTG GGTCGATTGTTGCGATGATTTTGATGGATAAAATGGGAAGGAAGGGGCTTCTTTTGGCAAGCTTCACGGGCATG GCAGGAGCAATGGGAATCCAGGTCACTGCAGCAGGTTCTTTCTTACCAGGCTCTGCAGCTATGTGTCTATCTGTCAGTGGGATGTTACT GTTTGTCTTAACTTTTGCAGTGGGTGCTGGTCCAGTCCCTGGTCTTCTCCTTCCTGAAATTTTCCCCAGCAGAATTCGGGCAAAGGCTATGGCAGTCTGTCTATCTGTACATTGG GCTATAAATTTCTTTGTGGGATTGTTGTTCTTGCGTCTCCTGGAAGTACTTGGGCCACAAGTCTTGTAC
- the LOC122654502 gene encoding probable plastidic glucose transporter 2 isoform X3, whose amino-acid sequence MRGRPTTRELSSTYKRMNVPDREENSALLQNGVGVQTTNPSWQRSLPHVLVSTITSFLYGYHLGVVNEPLESISLDLGFSGNTLAEGLVVSTCLAGAFVGSLFSGWIADGVGRCRAFQLSTLPMIIGASISATTKNLEGMLLGRFLVGTGMGLGPAVASLYVAEVSPSFVRGTYGSFIQIATCFGLMGALFIGIPAKEIVGWWRVCFWVSAVPAAILALAMVFCAESPHWLYKRGRYAEAEAEFEKLLGESYVKSAIGELSKLDRSDDVEALSGINAVFYFSSTVFKRVGMPSDLANICVGVANLSGSIVAMILMDKMGRKGLLLASFTGMAGAMGIQVTAAGSFLPGSAAMCLSVSGMLLFVLTFAVGAGPVPGLLLPEIFPSRIRAKAMAVCLSVHWAINFFVGLLFLRLLEVLGPQVLYSIFATFCLMAVVFVKRNVIETKGKSLQEIEITLLPQDVN is encoded by the exons ATGCGGGGTCGTCCAACAACGCGGGAGCTATCCTCGACATACAAGCGTATGAATGTGCCCGATAGGGAAGAAAATTCAG CTCTTTTGCAGAATGGTGTGGGCGTCCAAACAACAAACCCTTCCTGGCAGCGTTCTCTTCCCCATGTACTTGTATCAACCATTACGTCATTCTTATACGGTTACCATCTTGG AGTGGTTAATGAACCACTTGAAAGCATTTCTTTAGATCTTGGTTTTAGTGGGAATACCTTGGCTGAAG GTTTAGTGGTGAGCACATGCTTAGCTGGTGCGTTTGTTGGATCTTTATTCAGTGGTTGGATTGCAGATGGGGTTGGTCGCTGCAGGGCTTTCCAATTAAGTACTTTACCAATGATTATTGGTGCTTCCATAAG TGCCACAACAAAAAATTTGGAGGGTATGCTTCTTGGGAGGTTTTTAGTTGGAACAGGAATGGGTCTGGGCCCGGCTGTTGCATCTCTCTATGTGGCAGAG GTTTCACCTTCTTTTGTGAGGGGTACATATGGAAGCTTCATCCAGATTGCAACATGTTTTGGGCTTATGGGTGCTCTGTTCATTGGAATCCCTGCCAAAGAAATTGTTGGTTG GTGGCGGGTGTGTTTCTGGGTATCTGCTGTTCCTGCTGCAATACTTGCGCTTGCCATGGTGTTCTGTGCAGAGAGCCCCCATTGGCTTTACAAG CGAGGAAGATATGCGGAAGCTGAAGCTGAATTTGAGAAGCTCTTAGGTGAATCATATGTCAAAAGTGCAATTGGTGAACTGTCAAAGTTGGACAGAAGTGATGATGTAGAAGCG TTGTCTGGTATTAATGCCGTATTCTATTTCTCTTCAACCGTCTTTAAAAGAGTGGGGATGCCATCAGACCTGGCAAACATCTGTGTAGGAGTTGCAAATTTGTCTG GGTCGATTGTTGCGATGATTTTGATGGATAAAATGGGAAGGAAGGGGCTTCTTTTGGCAAGCTTCACGGGCATG GCAGGAGCAATGGGAATCCAGGTCACTGCAGCAGGTTCTTTCTTACCAGGCTCTGCAGCTATGTGTCTATCTGTCAGTGGGATGTTACT GTTTGTCTTAACTTTTGCAGTGGGTGCTGGTCCAGTCCCTGGTCTTCTCCTTCCTGAAATTTTCCCCAGCAGAATTCGGGCAAAGGCTATGGCAGTCTGTCTATCTGTACATTGG GCTATAAATTTCTTTGTGGGATTGTTGTTCTTGCGTCTCCTGGAAGTACTTGGGCCACAAGTCTTGTAC